The genomic DNA GAGAGCGAAGACGGCCGGCGGATCGCGACCGCCGACCGTCGAGCGTCAGATCGCGCCCATGCATCTCAAGCTCACGCAGACAGTACTCGACCCGCCTGACTGGCCGGACTCGAAGTCGGCACTGGAGTTCGCGCGCACCTGGCAGCGACACCTCCGCGAGGTGGGCGGGGTCAGTGCGCCGCCGCAGCTGCGCGGAACCACTGGTGCGGAGCGGAAGCGTCTCGAGGAGGAGCTCGTCTCCGCCGGCATCCCCGGCGCGAAGCCCAACGACCGCGTCTCGGGCGGGCGGGTCTGGCTCGTGTTCTTCGAGCTGTGCCGTTGGTACGGGATCGACGGGCCGTTCGCGTGGCGGAGCATGGAGCACCTCGCCGCCGACCTCGGCATGTCGGAGCGCACCGTGCGCCGCGCGGTCGCTCGGCTGAACGAGCTCGACCTGATCGCGTCTCGGCGATGGAAGAAATCCACTACCGGGGGTTCGCTCGCCTTCCGCCACTACATCCCCGGCCTCGACGACAGCGCGATCCCACCGGCTGACACTGTCGTGATCGCCAGGCCAGCGCCGCCGGATGCACGCGGCGCACGTTGGGTGCCTGTGGATAACCACGACGCCGGCGCGCACGGCCGACCGGACGCCGTGTCCGGTCAGGTACCGGACGCCGTGTCCGGTCAGGTACCGGACGCCGTGTCCGGTCAGGTACCGGACGCCGTGTCCGGTGAGTATTAACAAGAGAGAGACACCGGATGCTTACGCGAGATGTACCGCGCGCATGCGCGCGCGATCCGCAGGGACGATGAGCGAGCGGCTATGCAGGGTCGGGGGCTGCGAGCGGCCGGCCTATCGCGCCCGCACCCTCTGCAACCACCACGCGATGCGCAGGTTCCACTACGGCGACGAGCTGGCCGAGCCACCGCCGCGCCGACGAGCCGAACTCGCCGGCCAGCGGTTCGGCCTGCTCGTCGCCCTCGAGCGGGTCGATGCCCGCCAGGCATGGCGGTGCCAGTGCGATTGCGGTGCCGAGACGATCGTGCGCACTTGGTCGCTCACGTCGGGCGGCACCCGCTCGTGCGGGCAGCGTCGTCGGCACCTGACGCCGACGAGCTACCACCAGGCGCACGAGCACGTGAACACGCTGCGCGGCCCGGCACGCGATCACGCGTGCCGGGCCTGCGGCCGACCTGCCCAGCAGTGGAGCTTCAACCGCCGCGACCACGAACACGAGCGCGTGACGCCGGAGGGCTGGCCCTGGTCTCCGGACCCCGGCGACTACGAACCGCTGTGCGTGAGCTGCCACAAGCGCGCCGATCTCGCAGCGATCCGCGCGGACGCTGCGGCAGCGCACGGCGCGACCCCGCTGATCGACCCGGATGACTTCGACCGCACCGACGATTGGCGTCGCGGTTTTTGATCGCGGCCGGCGCCGCGGAACACCCCGCGCCTGTTCCGTTTTCCCCCGGCAGCGCCAGAAAAAACTGGCGCGCGCGGGCGCTGGGCCGAACGCCGAATTCGGCGCCGGCGACGGCGCCGGCTTCCCCCGAACAGCGCCGGATCGCGCCGGATCCGCCGCCGCGCGCCGGAATGGCCCCGAGCGCACTATCGCGTACCACCGCGCCCACCGGCGCGCCCGAGCTCAGACTGCCGAAGGGTCGCACGGCGGATGTAGCATCGCGATCAAGAGCCGCCACCCCGGCGGCCCGCCACCAGCCACCCCGCCGACGCAGGAAGCGCGAGCGAGCGGCCACCCTGGGGCGGGCGAGACCGGCCACCCGGCCGCAGCGTCGGCCCGCGCGCGGCTCATCCCTCCCTCGTCGCAACCGGTCACCGGCGCACCCCGCCAGCGCTAGTACACGCCGACCGGAAGCGAGAGCAACGCGCCATGACCGTCGACACCAGCGAGACCGTCGCCATCGCCCCACCCGAGCACTACCCGCAGTCCGAGTGGATCGAGGACTCAGACCACGAGTTCTACGTGCCGCCCGAGCTGCGCGCCCACTACGCGACTGTGAAT from Agromyces larvae includes the following:
- a CDS encoding helix-turn-helix domain-containing protein yields the protein MHLKLTQTVLDPPDWPDSKSALEFARTWQRHLREVGGVSAPPQLRGTTGAERKRLEEELVSAGIPGAKPNDRVSGGRVWLVFFELCRWYGIDGPFAWRSMEHLAADLGMSERTVRRAVARLNELDLIASRRWKKSTTGGSLAFRHYIPGLDDSAIPPADTVVIARPAPPDARGARWVPVDNHDAGAHGRPDAVSGQVPDAVSGQVPDAVSGQVPDAVSGEY